The genomic window GCGGCGACGGCGGCGATGACGGGTCTCGGCCGGATGGTGCCCGCGACCTGGCGGCAACGCCCCGCGGTCCTGGCGCTCATGTCGCGCGTCGCCGGTCCGGCGCTGGGTGTCGGGCGGGTGCGGCTCAGCGGCACCGCGCCGAACGGGCAGTGGTTCCGTGCCGATCCGCGGATGCTGTGGCCCGTCGAGAACGGTCGCGCGCGCATCGACGGCATCGATATCGGCCCGCCGGGACCGTTGGCGGAGCAGGCGAAGCTGGGTGATTTCTGGTTGCCGCAACGCGGCATGTTCGCCGTCGGCGAGACGTATTTCGAGCCATACGACGCGACACGGCACCGGGCGGCGCGCTCCGCCTCATGACACCGGCGTCGGCATTCACCATCCGCCGTCGAACAACGCCGAGAGCGCCGGTCCCGGATCCGCCGCGGTGGTCGTGTTCGCGACGACGACAACGATCGAGGCCAGCGACGACAACGCCGCGAGAACACCGAAGGACCCCGATACGCGCCTCGCTCGCGTGTCGGTCGCTCGCGCGAATCGCTTCCACACCACCACATTCAAAGCGAGGAGAACGATCGCCACGACCGCGGCGATCACGGCCATCGCCACGTGATAGAGCGAGAAGTCGCTGATCATCACCGCCAGCGCGGGAGTTTCGCCACCCCCGCTGAGGGACTCGGCCAGTCGCTGCCTGACCTGATCGAGCGTCTCGGCGAGCTCACCGTCCGTGTCGCCGCCAGTCAGCATCGGCAACAGCGAGGCGTAGGGCGCTACCGCACCCTGAACGTTGGCCATCACCGCCAGCAACGAGAACACCCCGAGCGCCGTGACGATCATCCCGGACGAGGCGAGTGCGACATTTCTGCCCGCGTCGAGACCGCGGGCCCGAAGGAATGCCCGCCACAGCAGAACGCCGAGCGCGACGAACACGATCAGCAAGAGCGCGGCGATCACTCCCTTGGTCACGTGGTACCAAAACCAGTAGTCCACAGCGCTTTCCAAGGCCGGGGAGAAGTCCCGGGCGCCGGAACGCCAGTACTCGACGAACGCCTCGCGGAAAGCTTCGCGGAGATCGCGCTCGTCGGCGAAATCGCCCGCCAGCGTGGGCGGAACGACGACGAACGCGGCCGCGAGGACGACGGCGAGTGCGCCGAGCACACCGAGTGCGCGACCGAATCGCGACGGGGCCACCGGTACGGACAAGACGCTCCTTCAGCTCGAGCAAAGGAAATCCCAGGCCGACCCCGAAGGGCCGCCCTGGGATACACCACGACAACTCAGCGGACGTCGAAGCGGTCGTTGTCGACCACCTTGACCCACGCGGCCACGAAGTCGTTCACGAACTTCGCCTGCGAGTCCTGCTGCGCGTAGACCTCGGCGATCGCACGCAGCACCGAATGCGACCCGAAGATCAGGTCGTTGGCGGTCGCCGTCCACTTGGACTCGCCCGTGCGCCGGTCGGAGCCCTCGTACACGTTCTCCGCCGACTCGGACGCCTTCCACTCCGTGCCCTGGTCGAGGAGGTTGACGAAGAAGTCGTTCGTCAACGTGCCCGGCCGGTCGGTGAAGACGCCGTGCTCGGTGCCACCGTAGTTGGCGCCGAGGGCGCGCAGGCCGCCGATCAGCACGGTCAGCTCCGGAGCCGTCAGATCGAGCATGTACGCCCGGTCGACCAGCAGGCGCTCCAGCGGAGCCTTCTCGCCGGTCCGCACGTAATTGCGGAATCCGTCGGCCCGCGGTTCGAGCACCGCGAACGACTCCACGTCGGTGTTCTCCTGCGACGCGTCGGTGCGTCCCGGTGTGAAGGGCACCGTGACGTCGTGGCCCGCGTCCTTGGCCGCCTTCTCCACCGCCGCGGACCCGGCGAGGATGATCAGATCGGCCAGCGAGACCTTCTTGCCGCCGGACGCCGAGCTGTTGAAGCGCTGCTGGATCTGCTCGAGCACGGGCAGCACCTTGGCCAGTTCGGCCGGTTCGTTGACCTCCCAGTTCTTCTGGGGCTCCAAGCGGATCCGGGCGCCGTTGGCGCCGCCGCGCTTGTCGGTGCTGCGGAAGCTGGCGGCCGACGCCCACGCGGTCTTGACCAGCTGCGGGACCGACAGGCCGGACTCGAGAACCTCGCTCTTGAGGGCCGCGATGTCCTGGTCGTCGATGAGCTCGTGGTCGACGGCGGGCACCGGGTCCTGCCACAGCTGCGGCTCCGCGACCCACGGACCGAGGTAGCGGCTGATCGGACCCATGTCGCGGTGCAGCAGCTTGTACCACGCCTTGGCGAACGCCTCGGCGAGCTCCTCCGGGTGCTCCAACCAGCGACTGGTGATCTCGCGGTAGATCGGGTCTTCGCGCAGGGACAGGTCCGTGGTCAGCATGGTCGGGGTCCGCGCGGGGCCGCCGAACGGATCCGGGATCGCGCCTTCGCCCGCGCCGTCCTTCGGCTTCCACTGCCACGCACCGGCGGGGCTCTTGGTGAGCTCCCACTCGTAGCCGTACAGGTTCTGCAGGAAGCCGTTGCCCCACTTGGTCGGGGTGGCGGTCCAGACGACCTCGAGGCCGCTGGTGATGGCGTCCTTGCCCTTGCCGGTGCCGTAGGCGCTCTTCCAGCCAAGGCCCTGCTGCTCGATCGGGGCGGCTTCGGGTTCGGCGCCGACCAGGCTCGCGTCGCCCGCGCCGTGGGTCTTGCCGAAGCTGTGGCCGCCGACGATCAGCGCGGCGGTCTCCTCGTCGTTCATCGCCATGCGGCCGAACGTCTCGCGGATGTCGCGCGCGGCCGCCACCGGATCGGGCCTGCCGTTGGGGCCTTCGGGGTTCACGTAGATCAGGCCCATCTGGACCGCGCCGAACGGGCTCGCCAGCTCACGGTCGCCGCTGTAGCGCTCGTCGCCGAGCCAGGTGTCCTCCGGGCCCCAGAAGACCTCTTCCGGCTCCCAGATGTCGGGCCTGCCGAAGCCGAAGCCGAAGGTCTTGAATCCCATCGACTCGAGCGCGACGTTGCCCGCGAACACCAGCAGGTCGGCCCACGAGATCTTGTTGCCGTACTTCTGCTTCACCGGCCACAGCAGCCGGCGAGCCTTGTCCAGGTTGGCATTGTCCGGCCAGCTGTTGAGCGGCGCGAAGCGCTGGGCGCCCTGACCGCCGCCGCCGCGTCCGTCGGCGATGCGGTAGGTGCCCGCCGCGTGCCAGCTCATCCGGATGAACAGGCCACCGTAGTTGCCGTAATCGGCGGGCCACCAGTCCTGCGAATCGGTGAGGACCGCCGCGACATCGGCCTTGAGGGCGTCGACGTCGAGTTTCTTGAACTCCTCCGCGTAGTCGAAGTCCTCGCCGAGCGGGTTGGACTTGGAAGAGTGGGCGTGCAGCACCGAGACATCGATCTGCTCCGGCCACCAGTCTTTGTTGGAGCGGGGGCGATGTTCGGTCTTCTGCGTGGGGGAGGGGATCGCCGGGTTCTCGGTCTCGCTCGTGCTTCGAGTTCCGGTATCCGGAGCGGGGGGACGACTATCTGATGTCACGACATTCCTTCCTGAATGAGGTGCGGGCTGCGATCAGGGACGTTGGGATGCGGCGCAGTCGGGACACAGACCCCAGTAGATGACCTCGGCCTCGTCGATGGCGAAACCGTGGTCCTCGGATGCGGTCAGACAAGGGGCATGGCCGATCGCGCAGTCGACATCGGCGATCGACCCACACGCCCGGCACACGACGTGATGATGGTTGTCGCCGACCCGCGACTCGTAACGCGCCACGGAGCCGGACGGCTGGATGCATCGGATCAGGCCCGCGGCGGTGAGCGTGCGCAGCGAGTCGTACACCGCCTGGTGTGACACCGCCGACAGGCGCGAACGCACGGCGCGGATGATCGAATCCGTGTCGGCGTGCGGGTGGTCGTGCACCGCGCCGAGCACCGCGACTCGCGGAGCGGTCACGCGGAGCGAAGCTCCCTGCAGCATCTGCTGGAATTCCTCGGCAGTGTGCACGGACGAAAGTCTTGTCCGTTTTCTGGAACGAGTCAAGCATTTGTCCGCGGGAGGCCCGTCCCCCGACGTCGACGTGCGGAGGACGGACCCCTTCCCCGACGGCCGCGAAACGCCGCCACGTTCGCGGGCCGACTCGACCCTAGCCGCCGACCTCGGAATCGGCGCGCATCGACACCGCCCGGCTCGAAATTCGTCGAATCCGTTGTGCCCCTGCCCTCGGTAGCTGGCAGTCGTCGCCGCGCGTATGACAAGATCGCCCGGTTCGTCGAGCTGTGCGCAGGAGGCTTTCGCTTGGATCTACGCTTGGGACCCAACAGATCTCATCGGATCCGGCGTGCCGTGCTCGCGCTCGCGGTGGGGGTAGGACTACTCGGGGTGCCCGTGTCGGCGTCCGCGGAGGACGTCGCCGACTCCTACATCGATCGCCTGTCCGAGGCGGCGGACACCCCGGCGCTGCGGTGGTCCGATTGCCAGGACGGCTTCCAGTGCGCGTCCGCGCAGGTGCCACTGGACTACAACCAGCCGCACCGCGACCGGATCGAGTTGGCGGTGATCAAACTGCCCGCCGCCGATCCGAGTCGGCGGATCGGCACACTGTTCGTCAACTTCGGCGGTCCCGGCCCGTCCGGGGTGGACCGTCTGCGGGAGCGGGCGCGGTGGCCGTGGCTGTTCTCCGACGAACTGCGCGCGCGGTTCGATGTGGTCTCCTGGGACAGTCGATCGGTGGCCCGCAGTGCGGCGGCGCGCTGCTTCCCGACGATGGACGAACAAGCGGCCTTTCTCGGCGCGATGCCCCAAATGCCAACGGTCCCAAGCGAAGAGGCCGCGTTCTACGGCTGGTCCAAAGAGTTCGCCGACCGCTGCGGGCGGAACGCGGGTCCGATACTGAACCACGCCTCGACCGCCAACACCGCGCGGGATCTCGAACTCTTGCGCCGCGCCGTCGGCGATCCGAAGCTGACCTATCACGGCATCTCCTACGGCACGCAGCTCGGCGCGATCTACGCCAACATGTATCCCAGCCGGGTGCGGGCGATGGTCTTCGACGGATCGATCGACTTCGAGGGCAACGTCAACGGTCACGACGGGCAAGGCGCGACGGTTCCGCTGGACACTCGACAGGGCGTGGCCGACGCGATCGCCGCCACCTTCGACGCCTTCCTGCGGCAGTGTTCGGCGGCCGGGCCGCGGTGCGCGTTCTCCTCCGGTGATCCGAGGGTGAAGTGGACGGTGCTCGCGGAGCGGGCTCGCGTGGCGCCGATCAGGCTCGACGACCAGACGTGGACGTACGCCGCGGTTCTCGCTGCCGCGTCGAGTCTCGCGCAGCCGTCGACCTTCCCGGATCTCGCCGCGCTGCTGCAGAAGTTGTTCGACGCGGGCACCAGCGTCCCGGGACTGCTGCCGGTCGCTCGCGGCGAGTCCTATCTGGGCAACCGCACCGAGGCGTACCACGCGATTCAGTGCGCCGACAGCGTCGTCCCGACCGACACCGGCGCCTACAGTCGCGCGGCGATATCGGAGGATCTGCGGGTGCCGCACTTCGGGCGAATCGCCGTCTTCGGCACCACGACCTGCGCGTTCTGGCAAGGCCACGACGCCGACCGGTACACCGGACCGTGGAACCGCCGCACCGCCGCCCCGATCCTGGTGCTCAACAGCAGATTCGACCCGGCGACCCCGTTGTCCGGCGCCTTGGCGGGCGCGACCCAGCTGGCCGACGCCCAGGTGGTGGTGATCGAAGGCGCCGGGCACAGCAGCATGTACGTGCCGAGCACCTGTGCCGAGCGAACCAAACGGGAGTACCTGTTCACCGGCCGACTTCCAGCGGAAGGCACCGGCTGCGCGGTCGACGAGTCGCCCTTCGACTGACTCTGCTGCGGGTTGTTCTTCGTGCGCACGGGTACGCACGAAGAACGATGTGCTCGCGGGCTAGTCGGGCAGACCGACCGTTTGATCGCAGCTCTCCGGCGGGTCCACCAGTTCGCATTCGGCAGGGGGACGAGTCGGCCGGTAGCCGGTCGGGACGCCGCCGGATCGAATGATCGTGCGGTAGGTGTCGACGGCGTCCGTCGGTCGGCGGGCGAGCGTGGGATCGGTGCGAACGTCGACGGTGTAGAGGCCGAAACGCGGTGTGTAGGAACCCCATTCGTAGTTGTCGGTGAGGCTCCAGTAGTTGTAGCCGATCAGGTCGATGCCGTCGGCCTTGGCGCGCTGCAGCCAGTAGACGGTGTCGCGGAGGTGCTCGGAGCGGGTGTAACCGTCGGCACGGGGGCCACCGTTCTCGGTGGGCATGCCGTTCTCCACGACGTACAGCGGGCGGTCCGGGAACAGGCGCGAATAGTGCCGCAACGCGTAATAGATGCCCTCGGTGCGAATCGGCAATTCCCAGATGGCCGGACCCTGGTTCGAACCGCCCTGTACCGACTGACCGGACTCCGGCAGTACCGCGAAATAGTAGTCGACGCCGATGAAGTCGAGCTTGTCCGCGATGCGGTCGACCATCGGCTGGTTGACCTCGGTCTCGGCGCCCGCCACGTAGCCGAGGTTGCTGGTGACCTGCGCATCGGGCGCGGCGTGGTGGATGACGTCGTAGATCGTGTTGTGGGCCTGAGCCATTCGG from Nocardia bhagyanarayanae includes these protein-coding regions:
- a CDS encoding Fur family transcriptional regulator gives rise to the protein MLQGASLRVTAPRVAVLGAVHDHPHADTDSIIRAVRSRLSAVSHQAVYDSLRTLTAAGLIRCIQPSGSVARYESRVGDNHHHVVCRACGSIADVDCAIGHAPCLTASEDHGFAIDEAEVIYWGLCPDCAASQRP
- the katG gene encoding catalase/peroxidase HPI: MTSDSRPPAPDTGTRSTSETENPAIPSPTQKTEHRPRSNKDWWPEQIDVSVLHAHSSKSNPLGEDFDYAEEFKKLDVDALKADVAAVLTDSQDWWPADYGNYGGLFIRMSWHAAGTYRIADGRGGGGQGAQRFAPLNSWPDNANLDKARRLLWPVKQKYGNKISWADLLVFAGNVALESMGFKTFGFGFGRPDIWEPEEVFWGPEDTWLGDERYSGDRELASPFGAVQMGLIYVNPEGPNGRPDPVAAARDIRETFGRMAMNDEETAALIVGGHSFGKTHGAGDASLVGAEPEAAPIEQQGLGWKSAYGTGKGKDAITSGLEVVWTATPTKWGNGFLQNLYGYEWELTKSPAGAWQWKPKDGAGEGAIPDPFGGPARTPTMLTTDLSLREDPIYREITSRWLEHPEELAEAFAKAWYKLLHRDMGPISRYLGPWVAEPQLWQDPVPAVDHELIDDQDIAALKSEVLESGLSVPQLVKTAWASAASFRSTDKRGGANGARIRLEPQKNWEVNEPAELAKVLPVLEQIQQRFNSSASGGKKVSLADLIILAGSAAVEKAAKDAGHDVTVPFTPGRTDASQENTDVESFAVLEPRADGFRNYVRTGEKAPLERLLVDRAYMLDLTAPELTVLIGGLRALGANYGGTEHGVFTDRPGTLTNDFFVNLLDQGTEWKASESAENVYEGSDRRTGESKWTATANDLIFGSHSVLRAIAEVYAQQDSQAKFVNDFVAAWVKVVDNDRFDVR
- a CDS encoding alpha/beta hydrolase encodes the protein MSASAEDVADSYIDRLSEAADTPALRWSDCQDGFQCASAQVPLDYNQPHRDRIELAVIKLPAADPSRRIGTLFVNFGGPGPSGVDRLRERARWPWLFSDELRARFDVVSWDSRSVARSAAARCFPTMDEQAAFLGAMPQMPTVPSEEAAFYGWSKEFADRCGRNAGPILNHASTANTARDLELLRRAVGDPKLTYHGISYGTQLGAIYANMYPSRVRAMVFDGSIDFEGNVNGHDGQGATVPLDTRQGVADAIAATFDAFLRQCSAAGPRCAFSSGDPRVKWTVLAERARVAPIRLDDQTWTYAAVLAAASSLAQPSTFPDLAALLQKLFDAGTSVPGLLPVARGESYLGNRTEAYHAIQCADSVVPTDTGAYSRAAISEDLRVPHFGRIAVFGTTTCAFWQGHDADRYTGPWNRRTAAPILVLNSRFDPATPLSGALAGATQLADAQVVVIEGAGHSSMYVPSTCAERTKREYLFTGRLPAEGTGCAVDESPFD
- a CDS encoding family 1 glycosylhydrolase yields the protein MRTRKCGYALVTLAMTATVALAPGAVPSAHATVAPLGDEFLWGVASSGFQSEGHAPDSNWTRYIDSGEAGDEYLNSVDFLERHPSDIELAARLGVQVYRIGIEWARLQPEPGIWDSSAFRFYDDVIDRIVAAGMRPMLTLDHWVYPGWVSDRGGWRNPGIVEDWLTNMRKVVDRYASRNPLWVTFNEPAAYVGTELRIGAITVDEAPAMLDRMAQAHNTIYDVIHHAAPDAQVTSNLGYVAGAETEVNQPMVDRIADKLDFIGVDYYFAVLPESGQSVQGGSNQGPAIWELPIRTEGIYYALRHYSRLFPDRPLYVVENGMPTENGGPRADGYTRSEHLRDTVYWLQRAKADGIDLIGYNYWSLTDNYEWGSYTPRFGLYTVDVRTDPTLARRPTDAVDTYRTIIRSGGVPTGYRPTRPPAECELVDPPESCDQTVGLPD